Part of the candidate division KSB1 bacterium genome is shown below.
CGGAGACAGCGCCATGACCGATCGCCTTCCATTATCGACCGATGATCTCTGCCTAAGAGTTTTCGACCTTTGGACGAACCGATGGCTGGTGCTCACCGCTGGAGACTTCCGCGCCGGGCACTACAACGCGATGACCGTGGCCTGGGGAAGCTTCGGCCAGATGTGGGAAAAACCTTTCGTTCAGGTCGTCGTCAGACCTTCGCGCTACACCTATGGCTTCATGGAGCGTTACCCCACCTTCACCCTGTGCGCCTTCCCTGAAGAGTATCGCCCGGCGCTCCAGCTCTTGGGGTCGATGTCCGGGCGCGATGGGGACAAGATCGCCGCAGCCGGC
Proteins encoded:
- a CDS encoding flavin reductase → MTDRLPLSTDDLCLRVFDLWTNRWLVLTAGDFRAGHYNAMTVAWGSFGQMWEKPFVQVVVRPSRYTYGFMERYPTFTLCAFPEEYRPALQLLGSMSGRDGDKIAAAGLTPQASQVVAAPCFVEAELVIECRKMYWDDLAPEHFGDAEIASLYPRGDYHRVYFGEILAVTA